Proteins from a genomic interval of Oncorhynchus nerka isolate Pitt River linkage group LG13, Oner_Uvic_2.0, whole genome shotgun sequence:
- the LOC115140518 gene encoding 5-hydroxytryptamine receptor 1E, whose protein sequence is MEMERYHGDSSTGPNITNSTGAPASALPAVLVTDRMVVLVVLLGLLTLLTALVNGAVITAICTTKKLHLPANYLICSLAFTDFLVSILVMPVSILYIATETWSLGQVVCEAWLSVDMTCCTCSILHLCVIALDRYWAITKAIEYARKRSARRAAVMVGIIWVISVFISIPPLFWRHRPGSHGPKQCIIQHNHVGYTIYSTFGAFYIPMTLILILYYRIYNAAKTLYQKRVSSRHLSSQNSLNHCRVAHTFCVSDLSTSDPTLEFDRLNVTIRIPSFETEMEAADERHQICTSRERKAARILGLILGAFILCWMPFFLKELLVGLQVITATPHVSDFLTWLGYFNSLINPLLYTSFNEDFKLAFKKLLRRKEHA, encoded by the coding sequence ATGGAGATGGAAAGGTACCATGGGGACAGCTCCACAGGGCCCAACATCACCAACAGCACAGGAGCCCCAGCCAGCGCTCTCCCAGCGGTGCTGGTTACAGACAGGATGGTGGTGCTGGTAGTTCTACTGGggctcctcaccctcctcactgCGCTGGTCAACGGTGCCGTCATCACAGCCATCTGCACCACCAAGAAGCTCCACCTACCTGCCAACTACCTCATCTGCTCGCTGGCGTTCACAGACTTTCTGGTGTCTATCCTGGTGATGCCAGTCAGCATCCTCTACATCGCCACGGAGACCTGGTCGTTGGGCCAGGTGGTGTGTGAGGCCTGGCTGAGCGTGGACATGACTTGCTGCACCTGCTCCATCCTGCACCTGTGTGTCATAGCGCTGGACCGCTACTGGGCTATCACCAAGGCCATCGAGTACGCCCGCAAGAGGTCGGCCCGCCGGGCAGCTGTCATGGTGGGCATCATCTGGGTCATCTCAGTCTTCATATCTATACCGCCCCTCTTCTGGAGACACAGGCCCGGTAGCCATGGCCCAAAACAGTGCATCATACAGCACAACCATGTGGGCTACACCATTTACTCCACTTTTGGGGCATTTTACATCCCCATGACCCTTATTCTCATATTGTACTATAGGATTTACAATGCCGCAAAGACACTTTACCAGAAACGGGTCTCGTCGCGGCACCTGAGCAGCCAGAACTCTCTAAATCACTGCCGTGTGGCACACACCTTCTGCGTATCGGACCTGTCCACCTCAGACCCCACTCTGGAGTTTGACAGGCTCAATGTCACCATCCGTATCCCCTCAtttgagacagagatggaggcgGCAGATGAGAGGCACCAGATCTGTACCTCCCGGGAGAGGAAGGCAGCACGTATCCTGGGCCTCATCCTCGGGGCTTTTATCCTCTGCTGGATGCCTTTCTTTCTGAAGGAGCTTCTTGTAGGCTTACAGGTCATAACTGCCACCCCACATGTATCTGATTTCTTAACCTGGCTGGGCTACTTCAACTCACTCATTAACCCTCTCCTTTACACCAGCTTCAATGAGGATTTTAAGTTGGCCTTTAAGAAACTGCTCAGACGAAAGGAGCATGCATAG